A segment of the Bacillus licheniformis DSM 13 = ATCC 14580 genome:
CTGAACGGACGGCACCGGCCGATTTTAAAGAGTTCTGGAAGGGTTCATTGGAGGAATTGGCAAATGAAAAAGCGGGACCGCAGCTTGAACCGCATGAATATCCGGCTGACGGGGTAAAAGTCTACTGGCTTACATACAGAAGCATCGGGGGAGCGCGAATTAAAGGCTGGTACGCAGTACCCGACCGCCAAGGGCCTCATCCTGCGATCGTCAAATACCACGGCTATAACGCAAGCTATGACGGAGACATTCACGATATTGTCAATTGGGCTCTTCACGGCTATGCGGCATTCGGTATGCTGGTCCGCGGACAGAACAGCAGTGAAGATACAGAGATCTCTCATCACGGACATGTACCCGGCTGGATGACAAAAGGAATCCTCGATCCGAAAACATATTACTACAGAGGGGTCTATTTAGATGCCGTACGAGCAGTCGAAGTGGTCAGCGGTTTTGCTGAAGTCGATGAAAAGCGGATCGGGGTGATCGGGGCAAGCCAAGGAGGCGGGCTGGCCGTCGCGGTTTCGGCGCTGTCCGATATTCCAAAAGCAGCCGTGTCAGAATACCCTTATTTAAGCAATTTTCAACGAGCGATCGATACAGCGATCGACCAGCCATATCTCGAAATCAACTCCTTTTTCAGAAGAAACACCAGTCCGGATATTGAGCAGGCGGCCATGCATACCCTGTCTTATTTCGATGTCATGAACCTTGCCCAATTGGTCAAAGCGACCGTACTCATGTCGATCGGACTGGTTGACACCATCACTCCGCCATCCACCGTCTTTGCGGCTTACAATCACTTGGAAACGGATAAAGAAATAAAAGTGTACCGTTATTTTGGACACGAATACATCCCGCCGTTCCAAACCGAAAAGCTGGCGTTTCTGAGAAAGCATCTGAAATAAATAAAAGCGAACACCCGGTGAAGCCGGGTTTTTTTATGTCTTGATTTAAGAATATATCGTATTATAAGATGTAATTAGAGAGGGTGATGAAAGTGAATACGGAACAAACCATAGAAGTGATGAATCAGAACTGGACGGATATTTACTACCATCTGCACATGAAACATGATGATCAATTGTCTCACCAAGCGGTTCGGATGCTTCAGCATATCGAAAAAAACCGCTTTGTGACCATTGGCCATTTAGCAAGATTGTTGGATGTCTCTCATAATACGGCATCAGAACATGTGAAAAGACTAATACAAAAAGGGCTTGTACAGAAAAACAGGGACAGCAGCGATGAACGCAAAGTCTACGTCACGTTAACGCCTGAAGGTGAAGAAGCAGTGAAACGGCATACGAGACTTAATCCGAAAAAACTGCAAAAGGTGCTGGAGCAATTAAATGAGGAAGAAGTCGAAATGGTTAAAACAGCATTTTCCTTGTTAAGCCGGGAGGCAAAATCATGTTTTTAATAGTAAAAATCGGGGTTTCTGCAATATTGATTGCCATTATAACCGAGATTGCACGAAAATCGCCTGAAATGGGCGGAATGATTGCGGCTTTGCCGCTTGTCAGTCTGCTGAGTTTATTTTGGCTGAGTGTACAAGGGGAATCTTTAAAGCATTTAAGCCAATTTGCGAAAGGCGTGCTATGGGGGTTTCCAGCCACAGCGGTTCTTCTTTTGATCGTGGTTTTGAGTTTAAAAGCATCATTCCCGGTTATCATTTCTGTTGTATTTGGAATATGCGGATGGGGCGGGTGTTTAATGCTGCAAAAGGCTCTCATCCATGCAATATTCGGGTGAAAGGCGGGTTGTCCTTTGGTATAAGGAGCTGCCTGTGCTGCCGCACAAGCAGCCTAAGAAGGTCCGGCGGGGGGATGGAACGGAATAACATTCCGGTCCGAGTCTACCACGTATAAAGCCTGGAGTAGTAAATCATCCTCGCCGGAAAAGGAGCGTCCCGGTATGCTCCGTCCGGCGGGATGGATGTCGACAGAAATCGGAAATAATTGCTCCCGAGTATTTTTAAGTTTATCGGATAAGTCTG
Coding sequences within it:
- a CDS encoding acetylxylan esterase; amino-acid sequence: MQQPYDMPLEQLYQYKPERTAPADFKEFWKGSLEELANEKAGPQLEPHEYPADGVKVYWLTYRSIGGARIKGWYAVPDRQGPHPAIVKYHGYNASYDGDIHDIVNWALHGYAAFGMLVRGQNSSEDTEISHHGHVPGWMTKGILDPKTYYYRGVYLDAVRAVEVVSGFAEVDEKRIGVIGASQGGGLAVAVSALSDIPKAAVSEYPYLSNFQRAIDTAIDQPYLEINSFFRRNTSPDIEQAAMHTLSYFDVMNLAQLVKATVLMSIGLVDTITPPSTVFAAYNHLETDKEIKVYRYFGHEYIPPFQTEKLAFLRKHLK
- a CDS encoding MarR family winged helix-turn-helix transcriptional regulator; its protein translation is MKVNTEQTIEVMNQNWTDIYYHLHMKHDDQLSHQAVRMLQHIEKNRFVTIGHLARLLDVSHNTASEHVKRLIQKGLVQKNRDSSDERKVYVTLTPEGEEAVKRHTRLNPKKLQKVLEQLNEEEVEMVKTAFSLLSREAKSCF
- a CDS encoding DUF3147 family protein — encoded protein: MFLIVKIGVSAILIAIITEIARKSPEMGGMIAALPLVSLLSLFWLSVQGESLKHLSQFAKGVLWGFPATAVLLLIVVLSLKASFPVIISVVFGICGWGGCLMLQKALIHAIFG